One Bradyrhizobium sp. ISRA464 genomic window carries:
- the rtxC gene encoding dhydrorhizobitoxine desaturase yields MTQAEAWKLRSSRYEAVQFSREINKQLSELRPDNITGAAYIAKDYAVITACALATVYVSWWLYPLAVLLIGAYQRGLTTIAHDAAHRTLAKNTTWNYVLGILFAAYPLFQRHWAYRISHVYQHHPYLGDPQKDPDLKFFLASGVYDVQPPGRYAFNMIWKPILGGATVAYLKYLWTNRFSITDADDASRSGILIDKYGFYLFWTTILVGSYALGLLHIVVLFWIVPYLSTFQVLGWFIELAEHSPMCETETQNVYLTRNRKGNFLERAIFGQNLDEYHLEHHLSPGIPFWLLHKAQKIRMQDPHYASVAATWGGLFVKGPQGQPSVMTQLKERNRRLYEQSLTSVDTKEQPA; encoded by the coding sequence ATGACACAGGCAGAGGCTTGGAAACTGAGGTCGTCGCGCTATGAGGCTGTTCAATTCAGCCGCGAGATCAACAAGCAGCTCTCCGAGCTGAGACCGGACAACATAACGGGAGCCGCCTATATCGCGAAAGATTACGCTGTCATTACAGCTTGCGCGCTCGCGACGGTCTACGTCTCATGGTGGCTCTATCCGCTCGCTGTTCTTCTGATCGGCGCCTACCAGCGGGGATTGACAACGATCGCGCACGATGCGGCTCACCGCACCCTCGCGAAAAACACGACCTGGAACTATGTCCTTGGCATTCTGTTCGCCGCCTATCCCTTGTTTCAGCGCCACTGGGCTTACCGGATTTCACATGTCTACCAACATCATCCCTATCTCGGCGACCCGCAGAAGGACCCTGATCTGAAGTTCTTCCTGGCCAGCGGCGTCTACGACGTCCAGCCCCCGGGACGCTACGCCTTCAACATGATCTGGAAGCCGATATTGGGTGGCGCGACAGTCGCGTACCTGAAGTATCTCTGGACCAACCGGTTTTCGATAACAGATGCCGACGACGCGAGCCGGTCGGGCATACTTATCGACAAGTATGGCTTCTATCTTTTCTGGACGACCATCTTGGTCGGATCATATGCCCTTGGACTGCTCCACATCGTCGTGCTGTTCTGGATCGTGCCCTATCTCTCCACGTTTCAGGTCCTCGGCTGGTTTATCGAGCTCGCCGAACACTCCCCCATGTGCGAGACGGAGACGCAGAACGTCTATCTAACCCGGAATAGGAAAGGAAACTTCCTCGAGCGAGCCATCTTTGGTCAGAACCTGGATGAATATCACCTCGAGCATCATCTGTCGCCCGGCATTCCGTTTTGGCTCCTGCACAAGGCACAGAAGATTCGAATGCAAGATCCTCATTACGCAAGCGTTGCTGCGACCTGGGGAGGGCTCTTCGTCAAGGGACCCCAAGGTCAACCCAGCGTCATGACTCAACTAAAGGAACGAAATCGACGCCTGTATGAGCAGTCGTTGACCAGCGTCGATACGAAAGAGCAACCAGCTTGA
- a CDS encoding 2-aminoethylphosphonate--pyruvate transaminase encodes MTRQRSLLTPGPMSLSAAVKTQMQFDLASRDCEFKEVTARMRRLMLNLSGNPETYSVVPIQGGGSFAMEAALCSFVAQADKPLVCINGIYGERILKILRLWGVDALHFVKRATEPLDPQEVAERLSQNPGITHICFVHCETTTGIVNPLEAIVAEAKRRGVKTIVDGMSSFGAINTDLSHDGPEVLVTSSNKCIEAPPGVAFVIASRELLENAAHEPRSFVLDVRDQWRSFERTGEWRSTPPTHIVQAVTKALEILHAEGIDARRRRYEKIRDHLIKELEGVVSPLLPADLQSPICVAFTAPTGISDQVAFDGLYRHLAAHNLYVYSKLHPPTRSFRIGCIGEIQSSWIERLGCAFRTYFRSGPAPLAGRMSPQEIAGRQGEISRPVATTSQPPFSTETAVLHAGYRRDPTTKAVAVPIYQNTAYELDGDLNHIADVYNVKADGFTYTRIINPTTRALERRYAAVDVGSDALAVASGQAATFLAIVNLSSGEVGDNVVASPYLYGNTWNLLHNTLKRLGISVRTADPRRPETFERAIDDRTICLFGEVISNPCLIPLPVKQLAEIGRKHGVPLVVDNTTTPLVCRPSALGAAITTYSATKYICGHGTTLGGLIVDNGEFDYRGASRFPLFNHPDDAHGGIIWRNALRDVEDLGKSEFLLKARMTWLRDTGAAIAPFASFQLIQGLETLPLRMKQHCENARIVASVLQEHPKVRRVFYPGLFEGADRETVDQTLDVAYGYGAMVMFEVEDEQAGRRFIQNVDLMYHVSNVGDARTLVTHPVSTTHTTVPREKREAAGIFGGSVRLCVGIEDVNDIIKDLDKALSAI; translated from the coding sequence ATGACAAGGCAGCGCTCTCTGCTGACGCCTGGTCCAATGTCGCTGTCGGCGGCGGTTAAGACCCAGATGCAATTTGATCTTGCATCGCGTGATTGCGAGTTCAAGGAAGTAACCGCCCGTATGAGGCGGCTGATGCTCAATCTGTCGGGGAACCCTGAAACCTATTCTGTGGTGCCTATTCAGGGTGGCGGCTCTTTTGCCATGGAAGCCGCTCTCTGTTCGTTCGTTGCCCAGGCCGACAAGCCGCTCGTTTGCATCAACGGGATCTACGGGGAGCGCATTCTCAAGATCTTGCGGCTATGGGGCGTCGACGCGCTCCACTTTGTCAAGCGAGCCACCGAGCCTTTGGATCCCCAGGAGGTTGCTGAGCGTCTCAGTCAAAATCCAGGCATCACGCACATCTGCTTTGTCCATTGCGAGACCACGACCGGGATCGTCAACCCGCTGGAAGCGATTGTGGCGGAGGCGAAGCGGCGTGGCGTGAAGACCATTGTCGACGGGATGAGCTCGTTTGGTGCCATCAACACCGATCTGAGCCACGACGGACCGGAAGTCCTTGTCACGTCTAGCAACAAGTGCATAGAAGCGCCGCCGGGAGTCGCTTTTGTCATCGCCTCTCGCGAGCTGCTGGAGAATGCGGCTCACGAACCAAGGTCATTTGTGCTCGACGTAAGAGACCAATGGCGTTCGTTCGAGCGCACGGGAGAGTGGCGATCGACCCCTCCCACTCATATCGTTCAAGCGGTTACAAAAGCGTTGGAGATTTTGCACGCCGAAGGCATTGATGCCAGGCGCCGCAGGTATGAGAAGATAAGGGACCATCTTATCAAAGAACTCGAAGGAGTAGTGTCTCCACTTCTGCCAGCCGACCTGCAGTCGCCCATTTGCGTCGCGTTCACCGCGCCGACCGGAATCTCGGACCAGGTCGCGTTCGATGGCCTATATCGTCATCTGGCGGCTCATAACCTTTACGTCTACTCCAAGTTGCATCCTCCTACCCGCAGCTTTCGGATCGGTTGTATTGGAGAAATCCAATCCAGTTGGATCGAACGGTTGGGGTGCGCTTTTCGCACATATTTCAGGTCAGGTCCGGCGCCGTTGGCGGGGCGGATGTCACCCCAGGAGATTGCCGGCCGGCAAGGCGAGATCTCGCGTCCGGTCGCGACAACCTCCCAGCCCCCATTTTCCACCGAAACTGCCGTTCTGCATGCGGGATACCGGCGTGATCCGACAACAAAAGCTGTCGCGGTGCCGATCTATCAGAACACGGCTTATGAACTCGACGGCGATCTGAACCATATCGCCGATGTCTACAACGTAAAGGCTGATGGTTTCACCTATACCAGGATCATCAACCCAACGACCCGAGCGCTGGAACGAAGGTACGCCGCCGTCGACGTGGGAAGCGACGCGCTCGCGGTTGCATCGGGTCAAGCCGCGACATTCCTTGCGATCGTCAACCTATCAAGCGGCGAGGTGGGGGACAACGTCGTCGCCTCTCCGTATCTGTACGGCAATACCTGGAACCTGCTCCACAACACGCTAAAGCGTCTTGGTATTAGCGTCAGGACAGCGGATCCTCGTAGGCCCGAGACCTTCGAACGTGCAATCGATGATCGCACGATATGTCTGTTCGGAGAGGTGATCTCGAACCCATGCCTTATTCCGCTCCCTGTCAAGCAACTGGCGGAGATCGGCAGAAAGCACGGCGTCCCCCTGGTCGTGGACAATACGACGACACCCTTGGTGTGTCGGCCGTCAGCGCTCGGTGCGGCGATCACGACGTACTCTGCAACCAAATACATATGCGGCCACGGCACGACACTAGGCGGTCTGATCGTTGACAACGGAGAGTTCGATTACCGGGGAGCGTCTCGCTTTCCCCTGTTCAATCATCCTGACGACGCGCATGGGGGAATTATCTGGCGCAACGCGCTGCGGGATGTCGAAGACCTCGGCAAGAGCGAGTTTCTACTGAAAGCGCGAATGACATGGCTGCGCGATACCGGGGCCGCCATCGCCCCCTTTGCGAGTTTTCAACTGATCCAAGGGCTCGAGACACTGCCTCTTCGCATGAAGCAGCACTGCGAGAATGCCAGGATCGTGGCCAGCGTTCTTCAGGAGCATCCAAAAGTGCGGCGCGTCTTCTACCCAGGGCTCTTTGAAGGAGCCGATCGGGAAACTGTCGATCAGACCCTCGATGTCGCGTACGGATATGGGGCGATGGTGATGTTTGAGGTGGAGGACGAACAGGCAGGGCGCAGGTTCATCCAGAACGTCGACTTGATGTATCACGTGTCCAATGTGGGGGATGCCCGCACGCTCGTGACGCATCCTGTGTCCACGACCCACACCACTGTCCCACGGGAAAAGCGTGAGGCCGCCGGCATATTTGGTGGCTCAGTCCGACTGTGCGTCGGCATTGAAGATGTCAACGACATCATCAAGGACTTGGACAAGGCGCTTTCCGCAATCTGA
- a CDS encoding DUF2493 domain-containing protein, producing MASDHDDSDLEPPHSPSPTAHILDELQLYGFRPLKDEPDPRPLPEGNAVAGAVSDIFGALVSTLHGTRLESDLEDLLWQTVNLFHRATGWIERELDANEQAQQRSQHEQNGSEVRSVELERLTAEGITLVERRNAMELFRDQAAERFEVQIGSPWRPRSGSVVSHRTLTAAMIDSRDFLAAKRRADAELMLPPGPKIALTGGLDFNDVSFIWDRLDKVHAKHPDMVLLHGGSPKGVELIAARWASNRKVPQIAFKPDWTKHAKAAPFKRNDAMLAVMPIGLMHFPGTGIQENLADKAKKLGIPVWRFGKDRA from the coding sequence ATGGCAAGCGACCACGACGACAGCGACCTCGAACCGCCCCACAGTCCGTCCCCGACCGCTCACATCCTCGACGAGCTTCAGCTTTATGGCTTCCGTCCCTTGAAGGATGAACCCGACCCGAGGCCCCTTCCGGAAGGCAACGCTGTCGCCGGCGCCGTTTCCGACATTTTCGGCGCCCTGGTCTCGACCTTGCACGGCACTCGCCTCGAATCGGACCTCGAGGACCTGCTCTGGCAGACCGTCAACCTGTTTCACCGTGCAACAGGCTGGATCGAACGCGAGCTCGACGCCAACGAGCAGGCACAGCAGAGAAGCCAACACGAACAGAATGGCTCAGAGGTGCGATCCGTCGAACTCGAACGGCTCACGGCCGAGGGAATCACACTCGTCGAGCGCCGCAACGCGATGGAGCTCTTCCGCGATCAGGCCGCCGAACGATTCGAAGTCCAGATCGGTTCGCCTTGGCGCCCGCGCTCAGGTTCTGTCGTCAGCCACCGCACATTGACCGCCGCAATGATCGACTCTCGCGATTTCCTCGCCGCAAAGCGCCGCGCTGACGCCGAACTGATGCTGCCGCCCGGCCCGAAGATCGCGCTCACGGGCGGACTCGACTTCAATGATGTGTCATTCATCTGGGATCGGCTCGACAAGGTCCACGCAAAACATCCCGACATGGTTCTGCTCCACGGCGGATCGCCGAAGGGCGTCGAATTGATCGCTGCAAGATGGGCCAGCAATCGCAAGGTACCCCAGATTGCCTTCAAACCGGACTGGACGAAACATGCCAAGGCTGCGCCATTCAAGCGCAACGATGCCATGCTGGCGGTCATGCCGATCGGCCTCATGCACTTCCCAGGCACCGGCATCCAGGAAAATCTTGCCGACAAGGCGAAGAAGCTCGGCATCCCTGTCTGGAGGTTTGGCAAGGATCGCGCATGA
- a CDS encoding DUF6614 family protein has protein sequence MRDGISEEEFLPRLHAFLQHFIDIGFATSYRIMRREALTGFGRTLPVFMYRGELIYPDLEREHAAYEYVKQRGEQVHSLHVTMNSMVKPDADFFLETQIG, from the coding sequence TTGCGCGACGGCATCAGTGAAGAAGAGTTTTTGCCAAGATTGCACGCCTTCCTCCAGCATTTCATAGATATTGGGTTTGCTACCAGCTATCGCATCATGCGCCGCGAGGCACTGACCGGTTTCGGCAGAACGCTGCCGGTTTTCATGTATCGAGGCGAACTCATCTATCCAGACCTGGAGCGGGAGCATGCCGCGTACGAATACGTCAAACAACGTGGCGAGCAGGTACACTCGCTGCATGTAACGATGAACTCGATGGTCAAACCCGACGCCGACTTCTTTTTGGAGACGCAGATCGGATAG
- a CDS encoding adenylate/guanylate cyclase domain-containing protein, translated as MTEQRVQRRLAAILAADVVGYSALMQRAEEATYSEFERLKRELIEPGLSRHEGRLIKTTGDGALAEFASPVAAVRCAVEIQDHLASGSSPLRLRIGLNLGDVIVGQDGDLYGDGINIAVRLEGVADPGGILISEKVYSEVEGKLDVGFEDRGQQHLKNISRPVRAFAVRAGASGGLSDRLRPPPPLADKPSIAILPFQNMSGDPEQEYFVDGIAEDLLTTLSKIQELLVIARNSSFVFKGQARDIREIGRILGARYILEGSVRKAGNRVRLSAQLIDSLNGSHVWADRFEGDLEDVFELQDRITQDIAAALEVRLTLGEQVRVWRKRSGSPLVYEHFLKGRTLYVNFAKHTHAQARLEFERALAINLDYTPVLYLLGLTLTDQVRFGWERDEATTYEAAMECAARALAADPDSYMAYVVIGYARLFQHRHDEALAAGDKAIALGPNCADAYHMAGMFHGYAGDFRKAAQYEEQAQRLSPLSISQSMVDEARAKFHLGNLTAARDIASRVLIERPHWLTGQAVLAASLWNLGSEDEARAIVRKMLTTHPNLTASRWAQGLPYRHQEHLDALMKPLRLAGLPE; from the coding sequence TTGACCGAGCAGCGGGTTCAAAGGCGATTGGCGGCGATTTTGGCCGCCGATGTGGTCGGTTACTCCGCGTTGATGCAACGCGCCGAGGAAGCCACCTATTCCGAGTTTGAGCGGCTCAAGCGGGAATTGATCGAGCCTGGCCTCTCCCGCCACGAAGGGCGGCTCATCAAGACAACGGGCGATGGTGCGCTCGCCGAGTTCGCGAGTCCCGTTGCCGCCGTGAGATGCGCGGTCGAGATCCAGGATCATCTTGCCTCAGGCAGCAGCCCCCTAAGGTTACGTATCGGGCTGAACCTCGGTGACGTTATTGTTGGGCAGGACGGAGACCTTTATGGCGACGGGATCAACATTGCTGTCCGGCTAGAGGGTGTCGCCGATCCCGGCGGCATCCTGATTTCCGAGAAGGTGTACAGCGAGGTCGAGGGTAAGCTGGACGTTGGCTTCGAGGACCGGGGTCAACAGCACCTCAAGAACATCTCCAGGCCGGTCCGCGCTTTTGCTGTGCGCGCGGGAGCGTCTGGCGGGCTGAGCGACAGGCTGAGACCGCCTCCGCCACTCGCGGACAAGCCGTCCATCGCGATCCTGCCGTTCCAGAACATGTCCGGCGATCCCGAGCAGGAGTATTTTGTCGACGGCATCGCTGAAGACTTGCTGACGACTTTGTCGAAAATCCAAGAATTGCTGGTCATCGCACGCAATTCGAGTTTCGTGTTCAAGGGACAGGCGCGGGATATCCGCGAAATCGGGCGAATACTTGGGGCTCGCTACATACTGGAGGGGAGCGTTCGCAAGGCCGGCAATCGCGTGAGATTGTCGGCACAGTTAATCGACAGCCTGAATGGCAGTCATGTGTGGGCCGACCGTTTCGAGGGCGACCTCGAGGACGTGTTCGAACTTCAGGACCGGATTACGCAGGACATCGCTGCCGCGCTCGAGGTCCGGTTGACGCTTGGCGAACAGGTGCGGGTGTGGCGCAAGCGCTCCGGCAGCCCGCTGGTTTACGAGCATTTCCTCAAAGGCCGTACCCTGTACGTCAATTTTGCCAAGCACACTCATGCACAAGCGCGCCTCGAATTTGAACGGGCCTTGGCCATCAACCTTGACTATACTCCGGTGCTTTACCTGTTGGGGCTCACATTAACCGACCAGGTTCGCTTTGGCTGGGAAAGAGACGAGGCGACAACCTACGAGGCGGCGATGGAGTGTGCTGCCCGGGCTCTGGCGGCCGACCCAGACAGCTACATGGCATACGTGGTGATAGGTTATGCGCGGTTGTTTCAACACCGGCATGATGAGGCTTTGGCAGCCGGCGACAAGGCGATTGCCCTCGGCCCGAACTGCGCGGATGCGTATCACATGGCTGGCATGTTTCACGGCTACGCTGGCGATTTCCGAAAAGCCGCTCAGTACGAGGAGCAAGCACAGCGGCTCAGCCCGCTTAGTATTAGTCAATCGATGGTCGATGAGGCACGGGCAAAGTTTCACCTTGGTAATCTTACCGCTGCACGCGACATTGCCTCGCGCGTCCTAATCGAGAGGCCACACTGGCTAACAGGGCAGGCCGTTCTTGCAGCGTCGCTCTGGAACCTCGGCAGTGAGGACGAGGCTCGAGCAATCGTCAGGAAGATGCTGACAACCCATCCCAACCTTACCGCAAGCCGCTGGGCGCAGGGATTACCTTACCGCCACCAGGAACACCTGGACGCACTGATGAAGCCACTGCGCCTTGCCGGGTTACCCGAATGA
- a CDS encoding methyltransferase domain-containing protein, whose protein sequence is MPIQVSNEPDAFRDFERSGWNAVSEGYEAVFGPLTAQSVDVTLDAAGVIRGCDVLDVCTGHGVLALAATERGAKVSAVDFSEAMVAAARRNAPSVDCRQGDAQDLPYPDNMFDAVVCGYGLLHVPEPDRALAEMYRVLRPGGRVAISVWERPSPANGFGLILGTVKAHGRVDVPLPHGPDFFQFGDPEDMKAALAQVDFSDVAATTVAQTLLLKTATGLVNLALQGGVRIRALLLAQDSAALSAINVAVAEGVDQLFRNGDRFRVPMPAILGSGVKPRQ, encoded by the coding sequence ATGCCAATTCAGGTGTCGAACGAGCCGGACGCTTTTCGAGACTTTGAACGAAGCGGATGGAACGCAGTATCCGAGGGTTACGAAGCTGTCTTTGGTCCGCTGACGGCGCAGTCGGTTGATGTCACGCTCGATGCAGCTGGGGTCATTCGCGGATGTGACGTGCTCGATGTCTGCACGGGACACGGCGTGCTCGCGCTGGCTGCTACGGAGCGCGGTGCGAAGGTATCAGCTGTCGATTTTTCAGAGGCCATGGTCGCCGCCGCCCGCCGGAACGCTCCTTCGGTCGATTGTCGCCAAGGGGACGCGCAAGATTTGCCATATCCCGACAATATGTTCGATGCCGTTGTTTGCGGCTACGGTTTACTCCATGTGCCCGAGCCGGACCGCGCTTTGGCGGAAATGTATCGTGTCCTTCGTCCCGGCGGCCGCGTGGCGATCAGCGTTTGGGAACGACCCTCACCAGCCAATGGCTTCGGCCTTATCTTGGGGACGGTGAAAGCTCACGGGCGTGTTGACGTTCCCCTGCCGCACGGTCCCGATTTCTTCCAGTTCGGCGATCCGGAGGATATGAAGGCCGCGCTTGCGCAAGTGGACTTCTCCGATGTCGCTGCAACTACTGTGGCTCAGACGCTGCTGCTGAAAACTGCGACCGGATTGGTCAATCTGGCGTTGCAGGGAGGGGTAAGGATAAGGGCCCTTCTTCTTGCTCAAGACAGCGCTGCTCTCTCGGCAATCAACGTCGCCGTCGCTGAAGGCGTGGATCAGCTGTTCCGAAACGGGGACCGCTTCCGGGTCCCCATGCCTGCCATTCTTGGAAGCGGGGTAAAGCCGCGACAGTAA